In Candidatus Babeliales bacterium, the following proteins share a genomic window:
- a CDS encoding colicin E3/pyocin S6 family cytotoxin, which produces MEKKFTINHKLKIWLLVIANFSYTYPMNRPSNSNPSSPRTPVISVTRSIGGSPSTASKSSPSQPSSGSSKSSQNTSTAKSRQPVMLVQRTINGVSNQSSKSAPAISNTHGQPNQNTSNHKPAFVPEAPKVPRAKPTSMQRDYTSHEPNLSQVEIKNPTRDPWSETLPVVPYHDFAKPTKSQKTINSLQGDDQNVQPKLMPESMKDNAIKLLQELESKKNNHEAYQACVFDHRYEIARMLKALGYPIPDTHPSQAHFAPPAIGFILAEGPSLIRYALEASMAIAGAAGAAWLISGNNSELDCTKEIERINSNPKNIKQSLKEAKKRYQRDYGYEFNMLSTDYADRVYSPSEVKEMRQRGIDSRILTLEDERGAFFDQSPPIEQANQINAYSPIGQMAESEDAIRNSTSNNEVNSSQLLSTITPNNQKTGQKEKSTERNTETKSSHSSATGGSPDPEDPWGGKNRQNSKNKKDFKERKENKISKKEFFEKVKPDYEYWKDGIYKKTSKAESLAGAEYLQWDHLHNDVEAYNSSYKHLGSIDPETLKLYKPAVPSRKINK; this is translated from the coding sequence ATGGAAAAAAAATTTACAATAAATCATAAATTAAAAATTTGGTTATTGGTCATTGCGAACTTTTCATATACATATCCTATGAATCGCCCGAGCAATTCGAATCCTAGCTCGCCCAGAACTCCTGTCATTTCAGTCACGCGTTCAATAGGGGGATCACCGAGCACCGCCTCAAAAAGTTCACCAAGTCAGCCGAGCAGCGGCTCATCAAAAAGCAGTCAAAATACATCAACGGCGAAATCAAGACAGCCGGTCATGCTAGTTCAGCGCACAATAAATGGTGTAAGCAATCAATCATCCAAATCGGCTCCAGCTATTTCGAATACACATGGGCAGCCTAACCAAAATACGTCAAATCATAAGCCAGCATTTGTACCTGAAGCTCCTAAAGTACCCCGAGCTAAACCCACTTCAATGCAGCGAGATTACACTTCTCATGAACCAAACCTTTCTCAGGTGGAAATAAAAAACCCAACCCGAGATCCATGGAGCGAAACACTTCCCGTTGTGCCATATCATGATTTCGCAAAACCTACCAAATCTCAGAAGACAATAAATAGCCTTCAGGGCGATGATCAAAATGTACAACCCAAATTAATGCCAGAATCAATGAAAGACAACGCAATTAAATTATTGCAAGAACTGGAGTCTAAAAAAAATAATCATGAGGCGTACCAAGCGTGTGTTTTTGATCACAGATATGAAATAGCTCGTATGCTTAAGGCGCTGGGCTATCCTATTCCTGATACTCATCCAAGTCAAGCGCATTTCGCTCCGCCGGCGATAGGATTTATTCTTGCAGAAGGACCCAGTTTAATAAGATATGCTTTGGAAGCCAGTATGGCAATTGCTGGTGCGGCAGGGGCAGCTTGGTTAATATCAGGCAATAATTCTGAGCTCGATTGCACTAAGGAAATTGAGAGAATCAATTCTAATCCTAAGAATATAAAACAATCGTTAAAGGAAGCAAAAAAACGATATCAACGAGATTATGGATATGAGTTCAATATGCTTAGCACCGATTACGCAGATCGTGTCTATTCTCCCTCAGAAGTAAAAGAAATGAGGCAACGTGGCATCGATTCTCGTATTTTGACGCTAGAAGATGAGAGAGGTGCCTTTTTTGATCAATCACCACCTATCGAGCAAGCAAATCAGATAAATGCGTACTCTCCGATTGGTCAAATGGCTGAGTCAGAAGATGCTATCAGAAATTCGACCTCGAACAACGAAGTAAATAGTTCTCAACTTTTATCCACTATTACTCCAAATAATCAGAAAACGGGGCAGAAAGAAAAGAGTACGGAGAGAAATACGGAAACTAAATCCAGTCATTCAAGTGCAACTGGTGGAAGTCCAGATCCTGAAGATCCGTGGGGTGGAAAGAATAGGCAAAATTCAAAAAATAAGAAAGATTTTAAGGAACGTAAAGAAAATAAAATCTCAAAGAAAGAATTTTTTGAAAAAGTAAAACCAGATTATGAGTATTGGAAAGATGGAATTTACAAGAAAACAAGCAAAGCTGAAAGTTTAGCTGGAGCAGAATACTTGCAATGGGACCATCTTCACAATGATGTTGAGGCCTATAATTCCTCTTATAAGCATCTTGGGTCGATTGACCCTGAAACTCTAAAGCTATATAAGCCGGCTGTCCCATCAAGAAAAATTAATAAATGA
- the rpsT gene encoding 30S ribosomal protein S20, which produces MANTKSAKKQARKNIKRRDVNLARKTAIKSAAKKVLLAIEQGEDIKVTQELMRDIEAKLARAKGKGTLHKKAASRKIGRLAKRVAAASK; this is translated from the coding sequence ATGGCAAATACGAAATCTGCTAAGAAACAAGCACGTAAAAATATTAAGCGCCGCGATGTAAATCTAGCGCGCAAAACAGCAATTAAAAGTGCTGCAAAAAAAGTTCTTCTTGCAATCGAGCAAGGCGAAGATATCAAAGTAACGCAAGAGCTTATGCGTGATATCGAAGCGAAATTAGCTCGCGCAAAAGGCAAAGGCACGCTTCATAAAAAAGCGGCATCCCGCAAAATCGGCCGTTTGGCAAAGCGAGTAGCAGCAGCAAGTAAATAA
- the rpmB gene encoding 50S ribosomal protein L28, whose translation MSRICCLCDKRPQSGNLVSHANNRTKRWVYPNVHKMRFSIVGQAQKKVMRGAVCTKCIKAGKVEKVV comes from the coding sequence ATGTCAAGAATCTGTTGCCTCTGTGATAAACGTCCTCAAAGTGGAAACTTAGTGAGCCACGCAAATAACCGTACAAAGCGCTGGGTGTACCCAAACGTACACAAAATGCGTTTCAGTATCGTTGGCCAAGCGCAAAAGAAAGTAATGCGTGGAGCTGTGTGCACCAAGTGTATCAAGGCTGGTAAAGTCGAGAAAGTTGTATAA